The Flavivirga eckloniae genomic interval ATATTGGCCATGGGTTCTAAAAAAACAGCAACACAACGATTAAATTTAGCACAAGCATTTAACCCAGTTGGTCTATTAGCTGGTTTGTTAGTGGCTCAACACTTTGTATTGAAAAACCTGCAGTCTGATGATGTTGAAAATTTTACGGTATTAGATGCTACTAAAAAAGCACTTATAAGGACTTCAGACTTAATGGTTATCCGTAATCCATATGTAACTTTAGGTTTGGTGATTTTAATCTTCTTGGTATTGATTGCCTTAGTGAAAATGCCAAACTTTAAGGATGAGGGAGGTATACCTAGTTTGGGAAAAACATTTTCAGGATTGTTTAAAAACAGCAATTATGTATATGGCGTTTTATCGCAGGCATTATACGTTGGTGCACAGATTATGTGTTGGACTTACATCTATCAATATGCAGAAGGCATAGGCATGGCTAGTGAAACAGCGGCAAATTATCAGCTCGTAGCTTTTATCATATTTTTAGTTGGTAGGTGGATTGGTACGGCATTACTGAGATATATTAATTCAGGTAAGCTATTAATGTTATTCTGTCTTTTTGCTCTTTTAAGCACTTTAGGTACTATTTTTATTGAAGGTATTGTTGGCTTATATTGTCTTGTAGCCATTTCATTTTTCATGTCTTTAATGTTCCCAACAATTTACGGTATAGCATTAGACGATTTAGGAGAAGAAGAATCTAAAATAGGCGCAGCAGGATTAGTTATGGCTATTGTAGGTGGGGCCTTAATGCCACAGTGGCAAGCTATGATTATGGATATCGGAGGCGAAAAAGTAAACGATACAACCATACTAGGTGTGTCGGAAGTTAACTTCTCTTTTGTTTTACCGTTAATATGCTTTTTGCTTATAGCGTTATATGGTAGAAAAGCTAGCAAAACAGTAGCCAATTAATAATTGAAAACTATTTTTTTAGCTAGGAGCGGAACTAGAAAGTGATATGTTTTTTGTCATTCAGAGCGAAGCGAAGAATCTCAGCGTAATGTAAATTAAAAGATTACAATTTTAAAAGATTCTTCGCTTGCTTCGGCTACGCTCAGCACAAGCCGCTCTGAATGACATTTTTTATAGATCAAAACTTATTCATTAGAAGCATTATTCTTTAGGATAATGCTTTTTACTTCATTTAAATAGCTTCTACCTATCGTATATCTTATACCAGCTATTTCAAGGCTGTTGCCCTCAACAGTTTCTACTTTTTCAATTGGAATGGTATAAGAACGGTGTATTCTTATAAACCTATCAGAAGGTAATTCACTCGTAAAACTACCCAAGGTTTGATGTACGATGTATCTGTTTGTATGCGTTGTTATTTTTATATAATCCTTTAAACTTTCTACGCATAAGATTTCATCAAGATAAACCTTTGCCATTTTCTTTTTATCTACCTTAACAAAGATAAAAGCCTTATCATTATGCCCCGCACCAACACCTTTATTTAGGTTATACGCTTTAAATGCTTTATTTATGGCCATGATAAACCTATGAAAGGGAATGGGCTTAACCAAATAATCCAAAACTTCTAATTCGTAACTTTCTACAGCGAATTCTTCGTGGGCAGTAGTTATAATGGTTAGCGGCTTTTTATCTAAACTTTTCAAAAGATTTAAACCATCCAACAAAGGCATATTGATATCTAAAAAAAGTAAGTCTACCGTATTATTTCTAATATAATCAATACTTTCTACAGCATTATTAAAAGAGTTCAGCAATTCCAGCCCTTTGGTCTCCTCAATATAATTCTTAATAACATTTATTGCCAATGGCTCATCATCTACAATAACACACTTCAAACTCATCATACTTTAATTTTAAGATTTACTACATACTCTTTACCATTATCATTAATGTCAAGATGGTATTCATCCTCTTCATACCCTAATGCCAGTCTTTTTTTTACGTTTCCAATACCAATGCCCCCTTGTTCTGTTTTAATAGCATTATTGTTCTTTTCGGTTGCAATTGGGTTTGAAATTCTAAAGTGGAGGAAGTCCCCAATAACATTAAAGTCTATATTAATATTTACTTCGCCAATGCTTTTGTTAGCACCATGTTTAAAAGAGTTTTCAACAAAAGACAACAAGAGCATTGGAGCAATTTCTTTATCCTCTATTTCTCCCGAAATATCTACATTTATCTTTAATTGATCGCCATACCGTATACTCTCTAAGTCCAGATAATTTTGAAGGCAAATA includes:
- the fucP gene encoding L-fucose:H+ symporter permease; its protein translation is MTDEKVIVPKSVIIPFILVTSLFALWGFANAVTDPMVTAFKKVLELTNSQASWVQMAFYGGYFCMALPAALFIRKYSYKTAILIGLVLYSGGALLFFPAATNEEFWVFCVALYILTFGLAFLETAANPYILAMGSKKTATQRLNLAQAFNPVGLLAGLLVAQHFVLKNLQSDDVENFTVLDATKKALIRTSDLMVIRNPYVTLGLVILIFLVLIALVKMPNFKDEGGIPSLGKTFSGLFKNSNYVYGVLSQALYVGAQIMCWTYIYQYAEGIGMASETAANYQLVAFIIFLVGRWIGTALLRYINSGKLLMLFCLFALLSTLGTIFIEGIVGLYCLVAISFFMSLMFPTIYGIALDDLGEEESKIGAAGLVMAIVGGALMPQWQAMIMDIGGEKVNDTTILGVSEVNFSFVLPLICFLLIALYGRKASKTVAN
- a CDS encoding LytR/AlgR family response regulator transcription factor is translated as MSLKCVIVDDEPLAINVIKNYIEETKGLELLNSFNNAVESIDYIRNNTVDLLFLDINMPLLDGLNLLKSLDKKPLTIITTAHEEFAVESYELEVLDYLVKPIPFHRFIMAINKAFKAYNLNKGVGAGHNDKAFIFVKVDKKKMAKVYLDEILCVESLKDYIKITTHTNRYIVHQTLGSFTSELPSDRFIRIHRSYTIPIEKVETVEGNSLEIAGIRYTIGRSYLNEVKSIILKNNASNE